Proteins encoded together in one Salvelinus fontinalis isolate EN_2023a chromosome 6, ASM2944872v1, whole genome shotgun sequence window:
- the LOC129858670 gene encoding uncharacterized protein LOC129858670 codes for MRLRGYGRWRAVTHEVQWRRRGLAHSAPAQPHHRPRWNTQLLLSRTTDSAGTLSSCSAAPPTPLEHSAPAQPHHRPRWNTQLLLSRTTDSAGTLSSCSAAPPTPLEHSAPAQPHHRPRWNTQLLLSPTTDPAGTLSSCSAPPPTPLEHSAPAQPHHRPRWNTQLLLSRTTDPAGTLSSCSAAPPTPLEHSAPAQPHHRPRWNTRRDSL; via the exons ATGCGTCTGCGAGGATACGGCCGCTGGAGGGCTGTGACGCACGAGGTGCAGTGGAGACGCCGGGGCTTGGCGCACTCAGCTCCTGCTCAGCCGCACCACCGACCCCGCTGGAACACTCAGCTCCTGCTCAGCCGCACCACCGACTCCGCTGGAACACTCAGCTCCTGCTCAGCCGCACCACCGACCCCGCTGGAACACTCAGCTCCTGCTCAGCCGCACCACCGACCCCGCTGGAACACTCAGCTCCTGCTCAGCCGCACCACCGACTCCGCTGGAACACTCAGCTCCTGCTCAGCCGCACCACCGACCCCGCTGGAACACTCAGCTCCTGCTCAGCCGCACCACCGACCCCGCTGGAACACTCAGCTCCTGCTCAGCCCCACCACCGACCCCGCTGGAACACTCAGTTCCTGCTCAGCCCCACCACCGACCCCGCTGGAACACTCAGCTCCTGCTCAGCCCCACCACCGACCCCGCTGGAACACTCAGCTCCTGCTCAGCCGCACCACCGACCCCGCTGGAACACTCAGCTCCTGCTCAGCCGCACCACCGACCCCGCTGGAACACTCAGCTCCTGCTCAGCCGCACCACCGACCCCGCTGGAACACTCG GAGGGATTCCCTATAA